In a single window of the Campylobacter hyointestinalis subsp. lawsonii genome:
- the sstT gene encoding serine/threonine transporter SstT, translating into MGMLKSITKRYMDGNLILQIIIGIVLGAVLGFIANSGNQTALSIANSMSVLGSLFVGTLKSVAPILVFILVSSSIIIKEFGNANGLKKIIVLYLIGTFLASLCAVIASFLFPTTLVLQTNNAELLAPQSIIVVLKDLVFKMIDNPVHALSTGNYIGILTWAIGMGIALRHCAVETKKMFKDISDGITKVVKFIIRLAPFGIFGLVSISVAQTGFAALGGYAKLLIVLVGTMLFVAFVVNALIVYFVTKKNPYPLIMTCVKESAVTAFFTRSSAANIPVNMNLCKKLNLDEKLYSISIPLGATINMAGAAVTIAVLALSAVNTLNIQIGFLDALLLSVIAAIGACGASGVAGGSLMLIPLACSLFGISNDIAMQVVAVGFIIGVIQDSVETALNSSTDVLFTAIASKN; encoded by the coding sequence ATGGGAATGCTTAAAAGCATAACAAAACGTTATATGGATGGCAACTTAATACTTCAAATAATAATCGGCATAGTGCTTGGTGCTGTGCTTGGATTTATAGCAAACTCAGGCAATCAAACTGCTCTTTCTATCGCAAATAGTATGTCTGTACTAGGAAGTTTGTTTGTAGGCACACTAAAATCAGTAGCTCCTATCTTGGTTTTTATACTAGTATCATCTTCTATAATAATAAAAGAGTTTGGCAATGCAAATGGACTTAAAAAGATCATTGTTCTATATCTCATAGGTACGTTTTTAGCATCTCTTTGTGCTGTTATAGCTAGCTTTTTGTTTCCAACGACTTTAGTTCTCCAAACAAACAATGCCGAACTTCTAGCACCACAAAGCATAATAGTCGTATTAAAAGATCTTGTTTTTAAAATGATAGATAACCCAGTTCATGCTCTAAGCACAGGAAATTATATAGGAATTCTTACTTGGGCTATAGGTATGGGTATAGCTCTTCGCCACTGCGCTGTAGAAACAAAAAAAATGTTTAAAGATATCAGTGATGGCATCACTAAGGTGGTTAAATTTATAATTCGCCTAGCGCCATTTGGTATATTTGGTCTTGTTAGTATTAGTGTGGCTCAAACTGGTTTTGCTGCGCTTGGCGGGTACGCTAAACTTCTTATTGTTTTGGTGGGCACTATGCTTTTTGTAGCATTTGTGGTAAATGCTCTCATAGTTTATTTTGTAACAAAGAAAAATCCATATCCACTCATAATGACTTGCGTAAAAGAGAGTGCGGTCACTGCATTTTTCACTAGAAGCAGTGCGGCAAATATCCCTGTAAATATGAATCTTTGCAAAAAGTTAAATTTAGATGAAAAACTCTACTCTATATCTATTCCTCTAGGAGCAACTATAAATATGGCTGGAGCTGCTGTAACAATAGCCGTTTTAGCACTTAGTGCTGTAAATACGCTAAATATCCAAATAGGCTTTTTAGACGCCCTTTTACTTAGCGTGATCGCCGCAATAGGAGCGTGTGGAGCTAGCGGGGTGGCTGGAGGTTCTTTGATGCTTATACCGCTTGCTTGTTCGCTATTTGGTATAAGCAACGACATAGCTATGCAAGTAGTAGCAGTAGGATTCATAATCGGAGTCATTCAAGACTCAGTCGAGACCGCGTTAAACAGTTCAACCGATGTACTTTTTACAGCTATAGCTTCTAAGAATTAA
- a CDS encoding metal ABC transporter permease — protein sequence MEWLIEPFSYVYILKAHLVSLFLCAFCGFLSSFLILKSYSLLADALSHSITPGIVIAYTTSFSYTASSFLCGLFALFSMAIVSKSSKLKTDTIIGIVFSSFFALSLFLVSIFAIPVKLESLFLGDILSLEDSEVFELAILLGLLFCFVLLSYKKIKFIFFDELGAFVAGLNVGFYKIMFFILLCFCTVASLKTVGAVLVTAMLVAPGASAFMISKKFDKIVFLATIFAGFSGFFGVYLSYFLDTYASAMIVLTQLFIFALCFIYKRVVYDRVFA from the coding sequence ATGGAATGGTTAATAGAGCCTTTTAGTTACGTTTATATTTTAAAAGCACACTTAGTCAGTCTATTTTTATGTGCATTTTGCGGGTTTTTATCATCTTTTTTGATACTAAAATCATACTCATTGTTAGCTGACGCTCTTTCTCATAGTATAACTCCTGGTATAGTCATAGCTTACACGACTAGCTTTTCTTACACAGCTTCTAGCTTTTTGTGCGGACTTTTTGCACTTTTTAGTATGGCTATAGTCTCAAAAAGTTCGAAACTTAAAACAGATACGATAATAGGCATAGTTTTTTCATCATTTTTTGCTTTAAGCTTATTTTTAGTTTCTATATTCGCTATCCCAGTTAAGCTTGAAAGTCTGTTTTTAGGAGATATCTTAAGTCTTGAAGATAGTGAAGTTTTTGAGCTTGCTATTTTGCTTGGATTGCTTTTTTGTTTTGTTTTATTAAGCTATAAAAAGATTAAATTTATATTTTTTGATGAATTAGGCGCATTTGTAGCAGGATTAAACGTGGGCTTTTATAAGATTATGTTTTTTATTTTGCTATGTTTTTGTACTGTAGCAAGTCTAAAAACAGTAGGAGCCGTGCTTGTCACTGCTATGTTAGTAGCACCTGGAGCTAGTGCTTTTATGATAAGTAAAAAATTTGATAAGATAGTCTTTTTAGCGACTATATTTGCTGGTTTTAGTGGATTTTTTGGTGTGTATTTAAGCTATTTTTTAGATACTTACGCTTCGGCTATGATAGTTTTAACTCAGCTTTTTATATTTGCCTTGTGTTTTATTTATAAAAGGGTTGTTTATGATAGAGTTTTTGCTTGA
- a CDS encoding metal ABC transporter solute-binding protein, Zn/Mn family → MVKIAILLLFLSISFLNAKKLQVIASFNIIADIAKNVAKDSADVQSLTKLGTEIHSYEPTPKDILRARKADIVLFNGLNLETWLSKFLDRTQKPSYDVSSGVSVIYADENSLIPNPHAWMSLKNGEIYVRNIQKILSRHDPKNSEIYAKNADEYIQRLRNLDILFKNMLSRIQNRYLVTSEGAFSYLARDYGFKELYIWGINSDEEGTTRQIKDLIDKVKFYQIPVIFSESTISPKPAKTVANESGAKYGGVLYVDSLSKDINTYEKMLETTILTIESGFKDAKN, encoded by the coding sequence ATGGTTAAAATAGCAATCTTGCTACTATTTTTATCTATTTCATTTTTAAATGCCAAAAAATTGCAAGTCATAGCAAGCTTTAACATCATAGCAGACATAGCAAAAAACGTAGCAAAAGATAGCGCTGATGTGCAAAGTCTTACGAAATTAGGTACAGAAATTCACTCATACGAGCCTACCCCAAAAGATATCTTAAGAGCTAGAAAAGCAGATATCGTGCTTTTTAATGGGCTAAATTTAGAAACATGGCTTAGTAAATTTTTAGATAGAACACAAAAACCAAGCTATGACGTAAGTAGCGGAGTTAGCGTGATATACGCAGACGAAAATTCACTCATACCAAATCCTCACGCTTGGATGAGCCTTAAAAATGGTGAAATTTACGTAAGAAACATACAAAAGATACTTTCTAGGCACGATCCTAAAAATAGTGAAATTTATGCTAAAAATGCAGATGAGTATATACAAAGATTACGGAATTTAGATATTTTATTTAAAAATATGCTTAGCAGAATTCAAAATAGATATCTTGTTACTAGCGAGGGAGCTTTTAGTTATTTGGCTAGGGATTATGGCTTTAAGGAGCTCTATATATGGGGTATAAATAGCGATGAAGAAGGGACTACAAGGCAGATAAAAGATCTGATAGATAAAGTAAAGTTTTATCAAATTCCAGTTATTTTTAGCGAAAGTACCATCAGTCCAAAACCTGCTAAAACAGTCGCAAATGAAAGCGGTGCTAAATATGGTGGTGTGCTTTATGTAGATAGTCTTAGCAAAGATATCAATACGTATGAAAAAATGTTAGAAACTACGATTTTAACCATAGAAAGCGGATTTAAAGATGCAAAAAATTAG
- a CDS encoding metal ABC transporter ATP-binding protein, which translates to MQKISLEVSNLNVKYADLTALEDVNFKLEGGNICALIGTNGSGKSTLFKSIMGVIKPKNASIKICSLSLKDAIKKCLIAYVPQNEEIDFDFPISVWELVMMGRYAHMGFFKNPSQKDVHIVSEALKKVDMYDFKDRQISKLSGGQKKRIFIARSLASGAKIILLDEPFNGVDVKSESMILDLLISLRSSGHLILISTHNLGMAAQYCNRAILLKRKVLAFGFTNEVLTPQNLGQIFGGSLRYFKVEVDNMSCNIALISDDEKPLIMVDEKVQDGMVNRAF; encoded by the coding sequence ATGCAAAAAATTAGTCTAGAAGTATCAAATTTAAATGTCAAATATGCAGATCTTACGGCGCTAGAAGATGTAAATTTTAAACTAGAAGGTGGCAATATATGCGCACTCATCGGGACAAATGGAAGTGGAAAATCCACTCTTTTTAAATCCATAATGGGAGTCATAAAACCAAAAAACGCTTCTATAAAAATTTGCTCTTTAAGCCTTAAAGACGCTATAAAAAAATGCTTGATAGCCTATGTTCCTCAAAATGAAGAGATAGATTTTGATTTTCCTATAAGTGTTTGGGAGCTTGTGATGATGGGTAGATACGCTCATATGGGTTTTTTCAAAAATCCTAGTCAAAAAGATGTCCATATCGTGAGCGAAGCTCTTAAAAAAGTAGATATGTATGATTTTAAAGATCGTCAAATATCAAAGCTTAGTGGCGGACAAAAAAAGCGTATATTTATAGCTAGGTCTTTAGCGAGCGGTGCAAAAATAATACTACTTGATGAGCCTTTTAACGGCGTTGATGTTAAGAGTGAAAGTATGATATTAGATCTTCTTATATCTCTTAGATCAAGCGGTCATCTCATACTCATCTCTACTCATAATCTAGGTATGGCGGCGCAGTATTGTAACAGAGCTATCTTGCTAAAAAGAAAAGTTTTGGCATTTGGATTTACGAATGAAGTTTTAACTCCGCAAAACTTAGGTCAAATTTTTGGTGGAAGTCTTAGGTATTTTAAGGTTGAAGTTGATAATATGAGTTGTAATATAGCTCTCATTAGTGATGATGAAAAACCACTTATAATGGTAGATGAAAAGGTGCAAGATGGAATGGTTAATAGAGCCTTTTAG
- the metK gene encoding methionine adenosyltransferase — MYLFTSEVVSPGHPDKCADIIADSIVDAILKKDPNGRVASEIFVAGKHIVIGGEVNAKVDFTHQDYRNIVKETLKKIGYNGNPYFTRAQCLHPEDIEVDVFLNQQSPDINQGVDQQSGEIGAGDQGIMFGFASSETENLMPAAITYARMLCDKVYEYALKNPDKLGVDIKTQVTIDYGTKSNFENCKPEKIHTIVVSAPSVESLKIEEVRALIQSLIDDAGLPKELYDKDKTIIYINPTGRYVNHSSLHDSGLTGRKLIVDSFGGYSPIGGGAQSSKDYTKVDRSGLYAARWIAKNIVAAGLAKKCIVQLSYAIGVAKPVSVSVDCMGTNKSLNDDELSKFVYENFALTPKWITDKFGLDKPSKDTFLYADVAAKGQVGVSSYPWEQLDAVELFEKLK, encoded by the coding sequence ATGTATCTATTTACAAGCGAAGTTGTAAGCCCCGGACACCCTGATAAATGCGCAGATATCATCGCAGATAGCATAGTTGATGCAATACTTAAAAAAGATCCAAATGGTCGCGTTGCAAGTGAAATTTTTGTCGCTGGAAAACACATCGTAATAGGCGGCGAAGTAAATGCTAAGGTTGATTTTACTCATCAAGATTATAGAAATATCGTAAAAGAAACATTAAAGAAGATAGGATATAACGGAAATCCGTATTTTACAAGAGCTCAATGTTTGCACCCTGAAGACATTGAAGTAGATGTATTTTTAAATCAGCAAAGCCCCGATATCAATCAAGGAGTCGATCAACAAAGCGGTGAAATCGGTGCTGGAGATCAAGGCATAATGTTTGGATTTGCTTCAAGTGAGACTGAAAATTTAATGCCAGCGGCGATAACTTACGCAAGAATGCTTTGCGATAAAGTTTATGAATACGCTCTTAAAAACCCTGATAAATTAGGCGTAGATATAAAGACTCAAGTTACAATAGACTATGGCACAAAATCAAATTTTGAAAATTGCAAACCAGAAAAAATCCACACAATAGTAGTTTCCGCCCCAAGTGTTGAAAGCTTAAAAATAGAAGAGGTAAGAGCCCTAATCCAAAGCTTAATAGACGACGCAGGACTACCAAAAGAGCTTTATGACAAAGATAAAACCATAATCTACATAAATCCAACAGGCAGATATGTAAATCATAGCTCACTTCACGATAGTGGTCTAACAGGCAGAAAATTAATCGTAGATAGCTTTGGTGGATACTCACCAATCGGCGGTGGCGCTCAAAGTAGCAAAGACTACACAAAAGTCGATCGTAGCGGTCTATACGCAGCTAGATGGATAGCAAAAAATATAGTCGCAGCAGGTCTTGCTAAAAAGTGTATAGTCCAGCTAAGTTACGCTATAGGTGTGGCGAAGCCTGTTAGCGTGAGCGTGGATTGTATGGGAACAAACAAGAGTTTAAATGATGATGAACTATCTAAATTTGTTTATGAGAACTTTGCCTTAACTCCAAAGTGGATTACAGATAAATTTGGACTAGACAAGCCTAGTAAAGATACATTTTTATACGCTGATGTAGCAGCCAAAGGTCAGGTTGGAGTCTCTAGCTATCCATGGGAACAGCTAGATGCTGTAGAACTTTTTGAAAAATTAAAATAA